A section of the Bradyrhizobium oligotrophicum S58 genome encodes:
- a CDS encoding SIMPL domain-containing protein: MIIRPILAAALAATAALPALADDIARQDTPAITVSGEAHLSVPPDLAQIDAGVASDAKTARDASAANNAAMAKVLAALKAAGIDDKDYQTSRLSLQPQYERSRDASVSGFRASNRVTVKVHDVAKVASVIDTLVGAGANDVGNIYFTVAEPSKLLDQAREKAVADARRKAEIYAKAAGVTLGQPLAIAEDGAPAPVFRAKTFAAPMAAGAPTPVAQGEETLSITVSVTWAIKAGQ, from the coding sequence ATGATCATCCGACCGATTCTTGCGGCCGCGCTTGCGGCCACTGCCGCACTGCCGGCGCTGGCGGACGACATTGCCCGGCAGGACACGCCAGCGATCACCGTGAGTGGTGAGGCCCACTTGTCGGTGCCGCCTGACCTCGCCCAGATCGATGCCGGCGTGGCCTCCGACGCCAAGACCGCGCGCGACGCCTCGGCCGCCAACAATGCGGCGATGGCCAAGGTGCTCGCCGCCCTCAAGGCGGCGGGGATCGATGACAAGGACTATCAGACCTCGCGGCTGTCGCTGCAGCCGCAATATGAGCGCAGCCGTGATGCGTCGGTGTCGGGTTTTCGCGCCAGCAACCGCGTCACCGTCAAGGTCCACGACGTCGCCAAGGTCGCCAGCGTGATCGACACGCTGGTCGGGGCCGGCGCCAACGACGTCGGCAACATCTATTTCACGGTCGCCGAGCCGTCGAAGCTGCTCGACCAGGCGCGCGAAAAGGCCGTCGCCGACGCCCGCCGCAAGGCCGAGATCTACGCCAAGGCCGCCGGCGTCACGCTGGGACAACCGCTTGCCATCGCCGAGGACGGCGCTCCCGCACCGGTGTTCCGCGCCAAGACCTTCGCCGCACCGATGGCTGCTGGGGCCCCGACACCGGTGGCGCAGGGCGAGGAGACGCTGTCGATCACGGTCAGCGTGACCTGGGCGATCAAGGCGGGGCAGTAA
- a CDS encoding GyrI-like domain-containing protein, producing the protein MNLSTFRLVLAVSSVAFALGGPVARAQVPSASPAPAASATPAPVPSAVPAPASPPPAASASPAPAASPTPAASASPAPSASPSAAQAPATTPPAAAPAQAADAFGDEIKLEAKKVVLVKGTANWDNAFDTLIDSFKALSTTLDKQGVKPAGNGMIVYTSTDDTGFTFFAEIPVEQEPKTLGKGMSIGQSPEGKALKFVHRGSYDNMDNTYEAITNHLDERRLEAKDTFIEEYLTDPLKTAEDKLVINVYVPLK; encoded by the coding sequence ATGAATCTCAGCACTTTCCGCCTCGTTCTGGCCGTGAGCTCGGTTGCGTTTGCGCTCGGCGGCCCCGTCGCCCGGGCGCAGGTGCCGTCGGCCTCGCCGGCTCCGGCGGCCTCAGCCACCCCGGCCCCGGTCCCGAGTGCAGTCCCGGCGCCGGCCTCGCCCCCGCCGGCTGCATCGGCCAGTCCTGCGCCCGCAGCCAGCCCGACCCCGGCCGCCAGTGCGAGCCCCGCGCCGTCAGCCTCTCCATCCGCCGCCCAGGCGCCGGCGACCACGCCACCAGCCGCGGCGCCCGCCCAGGCCGCCGACGCCTTCGGTGACGAGATCAAGCTCGAGGCCAAGAAGGTCGTCCTCGTCAAGGGCACCGCCAATTGGGACAATGCGTTCGACACGCTGATCGACTCCTTCAAGGCGCTGTCGACCACGCTGGACAAGCAGGGCGTCAAGCCGGCGGGCAACGGCATGATCGTCTACACCTCGACCGACGACACCGGCTTCACCTTCTTCGCCGAAATCCCGGTCGAGCAGGAGCCGAAGACGCTCGGCAAGGGCATGAGCATCGGCCAGTCGCCCGAGGGCAAGGCGCTGAAGTTCGTGCATCGCGGCTCCTACGACAACATGGACAACACCTACGAGGCGATCACCAACCATCTCGACGAGCGTCGGCTGGAAGCCAAGGATACGTTCATCGAGGAGTACCTGACCGATCCCCTCAAGACGGCCGAGGACAAGCTCGTCATCAACGTCTACGTGCCGCTGAAGTGA
- the dapF gene encoding diaminopimelate epimerase, with protein MSALANHSFVKMNGIGNEIVVLDLRDVKHVVTPDEARAVASRVPYDQLMVLQPPRLDGTEAFIRIYNNDGSESGACGNGMRCVVRQVFGKTGQASATFETRAGLLNCWQGPAPDLYTVDMGVPKFGWRDIPLAEEFRDTRYIELQIGPIDAPILHSPSVVNMGNPHAVFWVGDIHAYDLERFGPLLENHPIFPERANITLAHIIDRDHIEMRTWERGAGLTKACGSAACATAVAAARLKRTNRIVQMTLPGGELTIEWRERDDHVLMTGTATFEFEGRFEPSLFASVA; from the coding sequence ATGAGCGCGCTCGCCAACCACAGCTTCGTCAAGATGAACGGCATCGGCAACGAGATCGTCGTGCTCGACCTGCGCGACGTGAAGCATGTCGTCACGCCGGACGAAGCGCGCGCGGTGGCCTCCCGCGTGCCCTACGACCAGTTGATGGTGCTGCAGCCGCCGCGGCTCGACGGCACCGAGGCGTTCATCCGCATCTACAACAATGACGGATCGGAGTCCGGCGCCTGCGGCAATGGCATGCGCTGCGTGGTCCGGCAGGTGTTCGGCAAGACCGGCCAGGCGAGTGCCACGTTCGAAACCCGGGCCGGTCTGCTCAACTGCTGGCAGGGGCCGGCCCCCGATCTCTACACCGTCGACATGGGCGTGCCGAAGTTCGGCTGGCGGGACATTCCGCTCGCCGAGGAATTCCGCGACACCCGCTACATCGAGCTGCAGATCGGGCCGATCGATGCCCCGATCCTGCATTCGCCGTCGGTCGTCAACATGGGCAATCCGCACGCGGTGTTCTGGGTCGGCGACATCCATGCCTATGACCTGGAGCGGTTCGGGCCGCTCTTGGAAAACCATCCGATATTCCCGGAGCGGGCCAACATCACGCTCGCCCATATCATTGATCGCGACCATATCGAGATGCGCACCTGGGAGCGTGGCGCCGGGCTGACCAAGGCCTGCGGCTCGGCCGCCTGCGCGACCGCGGTCGCGGCTGCCCGTCTGAAGCGCACCAACCGCATCGTCCAGATGACCTTGCCCGGCGGTGAACTGACGATCGAGTGGCGCGAGCGCGACGATCACGTGCTGATGACAGGGACCGCGACCTTCGAGTTCGAGGGGCGGTTCGAGCCATCGCTGTTCGCAAGCGTCGCATGA
- the mtaB gene encoding tRNA (N(6)-L-threonylcarbamoyladenosine(37)-C(2))-methylthiotransferase MtaB has product MSVDVVTFGCRLNAFESELIAKHAEAAGADDTIVVNSCAVTNEAVAQARQSIRKLKRERPAARIVVTGCAAQTQAGMFASMPEVDRVIGNDDKLRPDAWRATTQALAVPRFGIDASEKVAVSDIMAVTEMAPHLVDGFQHGLPRVFVQVQNGCDHRCTFCIIPFGRGNSRSVPMGAVVDQVRALAERGHAEIVLTGVDLTSYGADLPGAPKLGRLVKQILRHVPELKRLRISSIDSIEADVELLDVLADDARLMPHLHLSLQAGDDLILKRMKRRHSRADAIAFCNLVRRLRPDIVLGADLIAGFPTETDEMFMRSLDLVEECGLTFLHVFPYSPRPDTPAARMPQVDGATIRERARRLRAAGEAALRRRLDHEIGCQREVLIESEVQGRTEHYLPVAVAGALPGTVQRLRISEHDGAKLFVQPELSSPGSTGRSSTPRPLGRQ; this is encoded by the coding sequence ATGAGCGTCGATGTCGTCACCTTCGGCTGCCGGCTCAATGCGTTCGAATCCGAGCTGATCGCGAAACATGCCGAGGCGGCCGGTGCCGACGACACCATCGTCGTCAACAGCTGTGCCGTCACCAACGAAGCGGTGGCGCAGGCGCGGCAGTCGATCCGCAAATTGAAGCGTGAGCGCCCGGCGGCGCGCATCGTCGTGACCGGCTGCGCCGCGCAGACGCAGGCGGGCATGTTCGCTTCCATGCCCGAGGTCGACCGCGTCATCGGCAATGACGACAAGCTGCGGCCCGATGCGTGGCGTGCGACGACACAGGCGTTGGCCGTGCCACGCTTCGGCATCGATGCGTCGGAGAAGGTCGCCGTCTCCGACATCATGGCGGTGACCGAGATGGCGCCGCATCTGGTCGACGGCTTCCAGCATGGCTTGCCGCGTGTCTTCGTCCAGGTGCAGAACGGCTGCGACCATCGCTGCACCTTCTGCATCATCCCGTTCGGCCGCGGCAATTCGCGCTCGGTCCCGATGGGCGCTGTCGTCGACCAGGTGCGCGCGCTCGCTGAGCGCGGCCATGCCGAGATCGTGCTCACCGGCGTCGACCTCACAAGCTATGGCGCCGATCTGCCGGGAGCGCCGAAGCTGGGCCGGCTGGTGAAGCAGATCCTGCGCCACGTGCCGGAGCTGAAACGCCTGCGTATCTCCTCGATCGACTCGATCGAGGCCGATGTCGAGCTGCTCGACGTGCTCGCCGACGATGCCAGGCTGATGCCGCATCTGCATCTGTCGCTGCAGGCCGGCGATGATCTGATCCTGAAGCGCATGAAGCGGCGGCATTCGCGCGCCGATGCCATCGCGTTCTGCAACTTGGTGCGGCGTCTGCGGCCGGACATCGTCCTTGGTGCCGATCTGATCGCAGGCTTCCCGACCGAGACCGACGAGATGTTTATGCGCTCGCTCGATCTGGTCGAGGAGTGTGGTCTGACGTTCCTGCACGTGTTTCCCTATTCGCCGCGCCCCGACACGCCGGCGGCGCGCATGCCGCAGGTGGACGGCGCGACTATTCGCGAGCGCGCGCGGCGGTTGCGTGCCGCGGGCGAGGCCGCATTGCGACGGCGGCTGGATCACGAGATCGGCTGTCAGCGTGAGGTGCTGATCGAGAGCGAGGTGCAGGGCAGGACGGAGCACTATCTGCCGGTGGCAGTGGCTGGCGCGCTGCCGGGTA